ACGCCCTTCGTGACGATCGACCAGGCCTCGCCTCCCGGGCCCGCCCCCTTGCCGGGCGTGCCCTTTGCCCGAACGAGCACCACGTCTGAGACCCCGACACGCTGGTCAGGGGGCAACGGTCGCACGGGCTTTGGTTTGGGCGTCGGCTGGTCGCCTGAGCGCCGCTTAGAGGGCTTCTTCATAAAGCTCTCCAAGCGTAGCACGAAGAGTGGCGTCTGCCTCCTCCCAGAACTCAGAGGGGAAAAAGCCAGGTGAATAGGCCACCACGCCATCGACGATCCGGGGCAGCAATGCGCGTTCGGACAGTGCGCTAGCGACCGCTCGGATCCGCGCCATGACCTCCGCCCGATCGGGGTCAAGCACCTCGGGGCGATCCCGCCAGTCGCCGTCTCCGTCGAACCGATTATTGAAGTAGTCCATGTCGATATGCAGCAGGATCGGACCGTCGCCGAGATCGGCGAGCCACTCATCGATGTCAGGCGTCAGAAGGTAACTATGAGGCCCGCTCGCTGACGATTCAGGTTTGAGGGTGATGGCGGGCCGAAGCGCACCTGGCTCAATCAAATCGTCGACGGTGGTGTCGGGAATGACCTGAAACCGCTGGGTCTCGGTCACCTTCGGCGGCTGGCATAGATGGCGAACTTCAGCCTGCCGATAGTGATGCAGCACCGGCGTCAGGAAACTGCCCATACCGACGCCGCCCGATTGCAGAGCAGTGAGAACCGTCGCCGGATCGCGGATATCGAAGGGCTGGTTGGTGAAAGGATCGCGCCAACCGCCCTCCGTCCCAAACAGACGCGGCGGCATCAGGTCCCGATGATCATCGACATGAAGGATGATGAGGGGCGCGTCGGGAGACCCTTCTTCCGTCGCGAACCAATGCGACCAACTCACAAGCGTCCAGGTATCGTAGAGCGCTGTCGTCACGCGCCCGCTTTGGCGGACGGCTTGCGCCATTTCTCCTAGGCTGACGCCCCATGGCCGAAGGTGGGTGTCCAACTCTGGATCAACATGCCGTTCCGGTTCGTCCGGCCAGTAGAGCTCCAGCTCCCACGCGCCGCTGCGCGCGGTCGCCCGAGCATCCCGGTCGCAGAAGTAGTCCCGCAAAAACCCGTGGCGGGCATGCGTCTCGTCGGGGAGACGATCCATGGGAACACGGATCGTCATGCCGCCAAGGTGTCGAGCGGCCCACGCTCACGCAAGACCGCAGCTAGGGCGCTCCCCGCCTCCGTGAGTGAGCACCCCGATAGCGTTTCGAACGCGCTCGCGAGGTTTTCCTCCGTGTCTCGCAGCTGGTTTCGTGCACGGCTGTGCATGCGCGTGGGGCCGGTCGCGAGCACGTGCTCCCAAAAGCGTCGGAGCTCAACGAAAACGAAGATGGCGTGGAAGAGACCGGAGACCGGTCTCGGATCCTCGCGCCAGGGTGAGACCACCAAGTCACCTTGGTGGGTCGTCGGGAAGCGTCTCTCGAATAGATAGAGCTTTTGGTGACGATGCTCGTGAAGCAGGGAGTCGGCCAGATCGTAGGCATCGATCAATCCCGCACCTTGGCGCACGGAAACGAACAGGGCTCCCGGCACCGCGTCGTCGCTGAAGGATACGATCTTGTCCGGGTGCGCCGTCGGGTCACGTACGAACTGCACGGCGGGACTAGCAGCCTGCATTTCGGAAGCCACCGCGGGCCGCCACGAGCGAAGGAGTTCGAAAGCCTCGGCAACGAGGGGCCTCGCCATCCGAGCGAGATCTTCATCCTCAAACTCGATCGCGGAGCCAAACGGAGCCCGAAGCCAACGATCGTCCGCACCGACGATCGGGAGTTCACCGGTGGTATGCCGGCGGGCCTCGATGTCGGCCAAGTAGTCCAAGTCGAGTGCGAGCGGCTGGCCGGTCACGTCGCGAACGGTCCGCCCGTCGCGCGTCGCAAGGACAACCTCGCTCCATGCAATCGACCCGGGCTGCCAGCTCATCGCATCGAACTCGGGCGTCGGCCAATCCAGGACGCGTTTGGCCCGCCCGGCAGCAGGGTTCGGCAGATTGCCGACGTACTGAAGTGCATCGGTGAACGTCGCCCGGTGGGTGGCACAGGCGGCGGCTCGAAGAGCCTCAAACTCGGCCTCGCCGGCTTCCGCAAACTCAAACTTGCCAACGTCGATGTCGAGTGCCGCAGGAGCGGCCGTCCCTCCGAGATGTTCCTCCAGACGAGAGCGTGCATGGGCAACAAGCGCCTTCATCTCGGCGCAGTAGACGGTTGGGTTTGCGAACCCGTCTGCACTACTCCAGCGGTGAGGCACTGCACCGCCACCGCAAGTCTCTACGATCGGGCAGGCTTGGCACTCGTCACACAAGCCCGCCTTCGACAGGAGGCGGCGGTGCTGCTGCAAGGCGTCGGACGCTGCGACCGTGATGATCGCCGTATCTCGCACCGTCCCGCCAAGCTGGGTGCCGTCCCCGACCACCTTGAGAACGTCGAGGTCATGGTACGAACCATCGGTCTCCACGGAGATCAAGCTGACATCCCCAAACCCGAATGCGTCGGTGCCAGAAGGCAGACCGAGCACCGCATCCAAAATTCCCTCGAACGTGCGGATGGCCAGGGCTGGATAGCGGTCAAACCACGCGTCAAAGGCTTGAGTTTGCCACCGGATATAGAGTTCAGGATCGAGCTCTCGACCCGGAGGTAAGCGTTGGTGGTGTGCGTCTGGCAATAGGAAGTCCAGCCGTGGGGGAGCATGTTGGGCAAAAAATGCGAGCAGCTCCTCAGGGTCTGAGCTGGCATCCACAACCGCAATGACGCCAGCGAATATCTTGGGGTGCTGCTTCAACCGCTCCAAGGCCGCCTCAACTTTGGTGAAGCTGGACCGGCCCCGCTTCGACGTTCGATGCAGATCGTTGACGGCTCGTGGACCGTCCAGGCTCAGTGAAACGCCGATGTTTTCGGCCTCGAAGAGCACCAAAGCGGCTTCGTCAAGAAGCAGACCGTTCGTCTGCAAACCGACGTCCACACTCACGCCGGTTCCGACCGTTTCCCGGATCAATCGCGCGAACTCGCAAAGCGCCTCCGCGCCGGCAAGGAGCGGCTCACCGCCATGAAAAATCACAGCGGTTTTGGTTATGCCGGCTTGCGCCACGTACTCAGCCAAGCGATCAGCGAACGCACGCTGATCCGCCGCGCTCAGCAGCTGCGGCATCGTTCGCCAAGCTTGGTCGGCGTGGTGATAGACATAGCAATAATCGCAGTCCAAGTTGCACCTGGACGCGACCTTGACGAGGAAAGATGTGATCCTCGCCGGCTCCATCACACGACTACGAGCGATTGTGGCGGTGATGCATCCGATCGTAGCTCGTGATGACTTCGCTCGCCGGTGCGTCCTGGCGGACGCGCCCTTGAAGGCGTTGAAGTGCCGGATTGGTCGCGGTCGTCGTGAGCACGGACGTACGGAGGCTAGCGGTGCTGGCAGCTTGCATAGTGTCGTTCTCCTACAGGAAGCAGATCTACCGCTTCCTGTATAGCTTCGCAACCACCTCTTGTATTGTTGCGGCGCATAATCGCGTAGCGAGCAGTCGCATTGAGGCTGTAGGAGACTGCTAAACCGTGCACCCCAGCGCAGTTTGAACCAATCCTTGATCCCCAACCTAGGCTTTGGCCGTTGTCGATCAGGAACTGCCGTCGCCGGGAAACCTCCGCGAAGCGCCAGAAGAAGACACTCGGTATTGGTCCGCAAGCTGACATGAAATACGGAGGACCGAAGGCGTTGGGCAGAGTTTAGGAACGTCAAGGCCGAGCCGGCAAAGGTTGACGTGCCATGCCTCTGGTACGAGGTCATTGAAGCTTTAACCCCGAGCCCAGGTCGGGAGGCCGGAGGCATGCAAAAGCCGACCAACCCAGAGCTCAAGGGTCCTTCTGAGCATCCGACTAAAGCCGCGCTTGATCCTGTCGGGCTTTCAGGTTTGACGTCCACTGCTCCAACGCCGTGATTTCCTGCTCGATGGCCTCGGG
The genomic region above belongs to Brevundimonas sp. PAMC22021 and contains:
- the yhhB gene encoding cyclophane-forming radical SAM/SPASM peptide maturase YhhB; its protein translation is MEPARITSFLVKVASRCNLDCDYCYVYHHADQAWRTMPQLLSAADQRAFADRLAEYVAQAGITKTAVIFHGGEPLLAGAEALCEFARLIRETVGTGVSVDVGLQTNGLLLDEAALVLFEAENIGVSLSLDGPRAVNDLHRTSKRGRSSFTKVEAALERLKQHPKIFAGVIAVVDASSDPEELLAFFAQHAPPRLDFLLPDAHHQRLPPGRELDPELYIRWQTQAFDAWFDRYPALAIRTFEGILDAVLGLPSGTDAFGFGDVSLISVETDGSYHDLDVLKVVGDGTQLGGTVRDTAIITVAASDALQQHRRLLSKAGLCDECQACPIVETCGGGAVPHRWSSADGFANPTVYCAEMKALVAHARSRLEEHLGGTAAPAALDIDVGKFEFAEAGEAEFEALRAAACATHRATFTDALQYVGNLPNPAAGRAKRVLDWPTPEFDAMSWQPGSIAWSEVVLATRDGRTVRDVTGQPLALDLDYLADIEARRHTTGELPIVGADDRWLRAPFGSAIEFEDEDLARMARPLVAEAFELLRSWRPAVASEMQAASPAVQFVRDPTAHPDKIVSFSDDAVPGALFVSVRQGAGLIDAYDLADSLLHEHRHQKLYLFERRFPTTHQGDLVVSPWREDPRPVSGLFHAIFVFVELRRFWEHVLATGPTRMHSRARNQLRDTEENLASAFETLSGCSLTEAGSALAAVLRERGPLDTLAA
- the yhhA gene encoding YhhA family cyclophane-containing RiPP (triceptide-type peptide natural product; maturases include a radical SAM/SPASM enzyme and a 2OG-Fe(II) oxygenase), which gives rise to MQAASTASLRTSVLTTTATNPALQRLQGRVRQDAPASEVITSYDRMHHRHNRS